One genomic region from Rhizomicrobium palustre encodes:
- a CDS encoding NAD kinase, which produces MRLHFVATSVPEAQTALANLRGLYKDSGPDGADIIVALGGDGFMLQTLHAFLGQGKPIYGMNLGSVGFLMNEYVEADLMDRLALAERATVHPLRMHATSSEGCFDGLAFNEVSLLRQTRQATKLRILVDGKVRISELICDGALVATPVGSTAYNLSAHGPILPIDSALLALTPISAFRPRRWRGALLPHNAKVRFEALEVEKRPVSAVADGLEVRNITSVDVEEDRSIAMVMLFDAGRNLDERILAEQFVD; this is translated from the coding sequence ATGCGGCTGCATTTCGTAGCCACCAGTGTGCCGGAGGCGCAGACCGCGCTCGCCAATCTGCGTGGACTTTACAAAGATTCAGGCCCCGATGGGGCCGACATCATCGTCGCCTTGGGCGGCGACGGATTCATGCTGCAGACCTTGCACGCCTTTCTGGGCCAGGGAAAACCGATCTATGGCATGAATCTCGGCTCCGTCGGCTTCCTCATGAATGAGTATGTCGAGGCTGACCTGATGGACCGGCTCGCCCTGGCCGAACGCGCCACAGTGCACCCGCTCAGGATGCATGCGACATCTTCGGAAGGCTGCTTTGACGGGCTGGCCTTCAACGAGGTCTCGCTGCTGCGCCAGACCCGCCAGGCCACCAAGCTGCGTATCCTGGTCGACGGCAAGGTGCGCATTAGCGAGCTGATCTGCGACGGCGCCCTGGTGGCGACGCCAGTGGGGTCCACCGCCTATAATCTTTCCGCCCATGGACCAATCCTGCCCATAGATTCCGCGCTTTTGGCCTTGACCCCGATCAGCGCCTTCAGGCCCCGGCGCTGGCGCGGCGCGCTTCTGCCACATAACGCCAAGGTCCGCTTCGAAGCCCTGGAGGTGGAAAAACGCCCCGTGAGCGCCGTGGCGGACGGGCTCGAGGTCCGCAACATCACCTCGGTGGACGTAGAGGAAGACCGCTCGATCGCCATGGTCATGCTGTTCGACGCGGGGCGGAATCTGGACGAGCGAATCCTCGCCGAACAATTTGTCGACTAA
- the moaA gene encoding GTP 3',8-cyclase MoaA, whose product MIDPFGRKITYLRVSVTDRCDFRCVYCMGENPVFLPKREILTLEEIERLCTAFIRKGVERIRITGGEPLVRRGVLGLFEKLGQNIGAGLKELTLTTNGSQLAGMARGLAAAGVERINVSLDSLDPDRFRAITRWGDLAQVLGGIEAAQDAGLSIKLNTVVLKGVNDHELSQMITWAHERGMDITLIETMPMGGVAEDRTSQYVPLSLVRAALSQEFTLLDSTHRTGGPARYVTVGETGGRLGFITPMTHNFCESCNRVRLTATGQLYLCLGQEDAADLRSPLRATEDDGMLGAAIDEAITRKPKGHDFVIDRRHRSPAVSRPMSLTGG is encoded by the coding sequence ATGATCGACCCATTCGGCCGAAAAATTACCTATTTGCGAGTCTCTGTGACGGACCGCTGCGATTTTCGCTGCGTCTATTGCATGGGCGAAAACCCCGTCTTCCTGCCCAAGCGCGAAATCTTGACCTTGGAGGAGATCGAGAGGCTCTGCACGGCCTTCATCCGCAAAGGTGTCGAGCGGATTCGCATCACGGGGGGCGAGCCGCTGGTCCGGCGGGGTGTTCTGGGCCTTTTCGAAAAGCTGGGCCAGAACATCGGTGCTGGCCTCAAGGAACTAACCCTGACCACGAATGGCAGCCAGCTTGCCGGCATGGCGCGCGGCCTCGCGGCAGCCGGGGTCGAGCGGATCAATGTCTCGCTCGACAGTCTTGATCCCGACCGCTTCCGCGCCATTACCCGCTGGGGCGACCTCGCACAGGTGTTAGGGGGCATTGAGGCCGCCCAGGATGCGGGCCTCTCCATCAAGCTCAACACGGTGGTGCTGAAGGGCGTCAACGACCATGAACTCTCCCAGATGATCACCTGGGCGCATGAGCGCGGCATGGACATTACCTTGATCGAGACCATGCCGATGGGCGGGGTCGCGGAGGACCGCACCAGCCAATACGTGCCGCTGTCCCTGGTCAGGGCGGCGCTGTCGCAAGAATTCACGCTTCTGGACAGCACCCATCGTACTGGCGGACCGGCCCGTTATGTCACCGTGGGCGAGACCGGCGGCCGCCTCGGCTTCATTACGCCCATGACCCATAACTTCTGCGAGAGCTGCAACCGGGTGCGGCTGACCGCGACCGGCCAGCTCTATCTTTGCCTTGGTCAGGAGGATGCGGCGGATTTGCGTTCCCCCTTGCGCGCCACCGAAGACGACGGAATGCTGGGTGCAGCCATCGATGAGGCCATTACACGAAAGCCCAAGGGGCATGATTTCGTGATAGACCGGCGCCATAGAAGCCCGGCGGTGTCCCGTCCGATGTCGCTGACAGGGGGCTGA
- a CDS encoding DUF2336 domain-containing protein produces MGLTARDMSDMGRLAQLASNPQDTTREELYLAVASLYRVQGSHLSERERLLMRDILLRLTHDVEMAIRISLAERLADDPTAPNDLVLLLADDTIEVARPVILRSPLLCDEDMLHLIAECGVAHQEAVAARPHIGETVTAALSHCEAETVLVTLVRNATAKISGSTYEVLVEKSQHIEALQEPITHRKDLPPVLATKMCGWVSETLKTYIQHHYEVDNAVLSKAVGEAETAVRTEPAAPRLTPSESAQKLVDKLYAAGQLKAGFLLRVLHQGQIDLFDLAFARLLNLPLNAFRQHLYERGPRYVALACRAVGIDRCVFSTVFRLSRQARMMKPVLSDADLAAVEEAFAGYSKAEALLVLKEAALTA; encoded by the coding sequence GTGGGACTGACAGCACGCGATATGAGCGATATGGGCCGTCTCGCCCAACTCGCCTCCAATCCGCAAGATACCACGCGGGAGGAGCTCTATCTGGCTGTCGCATCCCTTTATCGTGTCCAGGGCAGCCATCTTAGTGAGCGCGAACGCCTTCTGATGCGTGACATCCTGCTCCGCCTGACCCACGACGTTGAAATGGCGATCCGCATTTCCCTCGCCGAGCGCCTTGCCGATGATCCCACGGCGCCGAATGATCTTGTTCTGTTGCTGGCCGACGATACGATCGAAGTCGCTCGTCCCGTCATTCTGAGAAGCCCGCTTCTTTGTGACGAAGACATGCTGCATCTCATCGCTGAATGCGGCGTAGCGCATCAGGAAGCTGTCGCGGCAAGGCCTCATATCGGCGAAACCGTAACTGCAGCCCTATCGCACTGCGAAGCAGAAACCGTGCTGGTCACGCTGGTGCGCAATGCGACGGCCAAGATTTCCGGCTCCACGTATGAAGTGCTGGTTGAGAAATCCCAGCATATTGAAGCGCTGCAAGAGCCGATCACGCACCGCAAAGATCTGCCGCCGGTTCTGGCGACCAAGATGTGCGGCTGGGTGTCGGAGACGCTGAAGACCTATATCCAGCACCATTACGAAGTCGACAACGCGGTACTTTCCAAAGCCGTTGGCGAAGCCGAGACGGCAGTCCGGACGGAACCGGCCGCGCCGCGCCTCACCCCCAGTGAGAGCGCTCAAAAGCTGGTGGACAAGCTCTATGCCGCCGGACAGCTCAAGGCAGGCTTCCTGCTGCGTGTGCTGCATCAAGGTCAGATCGATCTCTTCGACCTCGCTTTCGCGCGGCTTTTGAACCTGCCACTTAATGCGTTTCGTCAGCATCTCTATGAACGCGGACCGCGATATGTGGCGCTGGCTTGCCGTGCGGTGGGCATCGACCGTTGCGTTTTCTCGACGGTGTTCAGACTCTCGCGCCAGGCCCGGATGATGAAGCCCGTGTTGTCGGATGCCGATCTTGCCGCGGTTGAGGAAGCCTTCGCCGGATACAGCAAGGCCGAAGCTCTGCTGGTTCTGAAAGAAGCCGCCCTAACGGCGTAA
- a CDS encoding glycosyltransferase: MAALALLLVGLFLHAPGHCITGVVAVVSAGFVVSIFMRTVLVLLGRYRRVGSTEAEWAWPVYSVLVPLFHEVEVLPQLVQSLCALDYPKDKLDIRLILEEDDVETRAAVAQAPFACVVVPPSRPKTKPKAANYAAHFAGGEFLVVFDAEDRPEPDQLKKAVRAFRANPDIDCFQARLRIDRCRNWLQRMFALDYGIWFNALLPGLEYLSAPIPLGGTSNHFRRASLLKAGLWDPYNVTEDADLGLRLARLGFRVGILDSVTWEEAPQALGVWLRQRTRWMKGYMQTLLVHWRQPRRFIGDVGPIGAFTIHMFLGGAVWSALVNPLLWIFFAVSSFGQPAAPDLLARIAEASGFTLLLVNALLAQIGRLQVSRSEALPPWYVTLSYPLYWLLISVAGWRALYQLVRDPFLWEKTPHGASLP, translated from the coding sequence ATGGCAGCCCTGGCGCTGCTACTTGTCGGGCTCTTCCTTCATGCGCCGGGCCACTGCATTACCGGTGTAGTGGCGGTGGTCTCGGCTGGTTTTGTCGTCAGCATTTTCATGCGGACCGTTCTGGTCTTGCTTGGGCGCTATCGCCGGGTCGGTTCGACTGAGGCGGAGTGGGCGTGGCCAGTTTACTCCGTGCTGGTGCCGCTCTTTCATGAGGTGGAGGTGCTGCCGCAGCTTGTTCAATCTCTCTGTGCGCTCGATTACCCGAAAGACAAGCTCGATATCCGCCTTATCTTGGAAGAAGATGATGTTGAGACCCGCGCTGCGGTAGCTCAAGCGCCCTTTGCCTGTGTGGTGGTGCCCCCATCGCGTCCCAAGACAAAGCCGAAGGCCGCAAATTACGCGGCGCATTTCGCTGGCGGCGAGTTTCTGGTTGTCTTTGATGCCGAGGACAGGCCCGAGCCGGACCAATTGAAAAAAGCCGTGCGGGCCTTTCGTGCCAATCCCGATATCGACTGTTTTCAGGCGCGGCTGCGTATCGACCGCTGCCGGAATTGGCTGCAGCGCATGTTCGCGTTGGATTACGGTATTTGGTTCAACGCGCTTTTGCCTGGCTTGGAATATCTTTCAGCGCCCATTCCTTTGGGTGGCACCTCCAATCATTTCCGCCGTGCTTCGCTGCTCAAGGCGGGCTTGTGGGATCCTTACAACGTGACAGAGGACGCAGATCTTGGTTTGCGCTTGGCGCGGCTGGGATTTCGCGTTGGGATTCTTGATTCCGTGACTTGGGAGGAAGCCCCGCAAGCGCTTGGTGTCTGGCTGCGCCAGCGCACACGCTGGATGAAGGGATATATGCAAACCCTGCTGGTGCATTGGCGCCAGCCACGGCGTTTCATTGGCGATGTGGGGCCTATTGGGGCTTTCACCATTCACATGTTCTTGGGCGGTGCCGTGTGGTCGGCGTTGGTCAATCCGTTGTTATGGATTTTCTTTGCCGTTTCCAGTTTTGGCCAGCCCGCGGCACCAGACCTCTTGGCCCGGATCGCCGAAGCCTCGGGGTTCACGCTATTGCTCGTCAACGCGCTTCTGGCGCAGATCGGGCGCCTCCAAGTGTCCCGCAGCGAAGCGCTGCCGCCCTGGTATGTCACACTCAGCTATCCGCTATATTGGCTGCTGATTTCTGTGGCGGGCTGGCGGGCTTTGTACCAGCTCGTTCGAGACCCATTCCTGTGGGAAAAGACCCCGCATGGGGCAAGCTTGCCGTGA
- a CDS encoding TonB-dependent receptor, translated as MRSTHLAEGACALVLLPSLVAAHAAAPQSETVIVTGTPSQTEVASHIESIDAATAKVKINVVNTEDMLKYLPSITIRKRHIGDTQDPIATRTNGVGASARSLIFADGILISSPIGNNNSGASPHFAIAQPQDVTGIEVLYGPFAAEYGGGSIGAVVNIRTKMPDRFVVYAGVTGSLQPFAQYGTSHDYGTWQVSAGVGDHIGAFSFRLSANHLDATSQPLSYVTLARPSNPSSAGMPLRGGFNDLSRTGAPILVAGASGIEAQCQDTSTLKMAYDFTEDWQATYTVSVFHQGDTAKAESYLRNSAGDMVYAGSSNIGGYAYSIGASVFSNGVWHWNQTHLAQGLTLATAADRAWSWEFVASDYAYLSDNQRIPGTALPSAATGGAGTITRLDGTGWYTLDAKGIWRGWAEHTLSFGLHHDAEAFSQTKFATANWITAAPGSITAKAQGRTATEAVWLQDIWAFAENWNAIAGLRLEGWRAYDAINISATPPLNVNQPRLSARVLSPKLSVQWEPAHALRLSASWGLAQRMPTVTELYQTITTGPTLTVPNPNLKPERALSYELAGEYHTDQTRLRLALFREDIANALLSQSALLVPGSTTLYSYVQNVDRTRVQGIEVVAESKGFVIENLDISGSLTYADAKTVKDLAFAAAAGKRLPQIPKLKATALATYHVGEALSLSLAGRYADRSFGTIDSSDSNAHTFTGFDGYLVLDMRANYRIDEHWSIAAGIDNLNERRYFLYHPFPQRSFQMELHYAQ; from the coding sequence ATGCGTTCAACGCATTTGGCCGAGGGCGCATGTGCCCTTGTCCTACTCCCATCGCTCGTAGCCGCGCATGCAGCCGCGCCGCAAAGCGAAACCGTGATCGTAACTGGCACCCCTTCCCAAACCGAAGTCGCCAGCCACATCGAGAGCATCGATGCCGCTACCGCAAAGGTGAAGATCAATGTGGTGAATACCGAGGACATGCTGAAATACCTGCCCTCTATCACCATACGAAAACGTCATATCGGCGACACCCAAGACCCTATAGCCACGCGGACCAACGGCGTGGGCGCATCTGCGCGCAGCCTGATTTTCGCGGACGGCATCCTGATTTCATCGCCTATCGGCAATAACAACTCTGGCGCCAGCCCCCATTTCGCCATCGCGCAGCCGCAAGACGTGACGGGCATAGAAGTCCTCTATGGGCCTTTCGCGGCGGAATATGGCGGCGGTTCTATCGGCGCGGTGGTCAATATCCGCACAAAAATGCCGGACCGGTTTGTCGTCTATGCTGGCGTCACCGGCTCGCTTCAGCCTTTCGCGCAATACGGAACCTCGCACGATTACGGCACATGGCAGGTCTCCGCAGGGGTTGGCGACCACATAGGCGCCTTCTCCTTCCGGCTTTCGGCCAACCACCTCGACGCAACAAGCCAACCGCTTTCGTATGTGACCCTCGCGCGGCCCTCAAATCCAAGCTCGGCAGGAATGCCTCTGCGCGGCGGCTTTAATGATCTTAGCCGCACCGGAGCGCCCATCCTTGTCGCGGGGGCCAGCGGGATTGAAGCGCAGTGCCAGGATACCAGCACACTGAAGATGGCCTATGATTTCACGGAGGACTGGCAGGCGACCTATACCGTCAGTGTTTTTCATCAGGGCGATACCGCCAAGGCGGAAAGCTATCTGCGCAACAGCGCCGGAGACATGGTCTATGCGGGCAGCAGCAATATCGGCGGCTACGCATATTCCATCGGGGCCTCAGTATTTTCCAATGGCGTATGGCACTGGAACCAGACCCACCTTGCCCAAGGGCTGACACTGGCGACGGCCGCAGACCGCGCCTGGAGCTGGGAATTCGTCGCTAGCGATTATGCCTATCTCAGCGATAACCAGCGGATTCCCGGCACCGCGCTGCCCAGCGCCGCAACAGGTGGTGCAGGAACAATCACGCGTCTTGATGGCACCGGCTGGTACACACTGGATGCCAAAGGCATCTGGCGCGGCTGGGCAGAGCACACGCTGTCTTTTGGCCTTCATCACGACGCCGAAGCGTTTTCGCAAACCAAATTCGCGACCGCAAACTGGATTACGGCCGCGCCTGGCTCCATCACAGCCAAGGCCCAAGGGCGCACCGCAACCGAGGCCGTTTGGCTGCAAGATATCTGGGCTTTCGCAGAGAACTGGAATGCCATCGCCGGGTTGCGGCTGGAAGGCTGGCGAGCATATGACGCCATCAATATCTCGGCCACCCCACCGCTGAATGTGAACCAGCCACGTCTCTCGGCACGCGTTCTCTCGCCCAAACTTTCCGTGCAATGGGAGCCAGCGCATGCGTTGCGTCTGTCTGCATCTTGGGGCTTAGCCCAGCGCATGCCCACAGTGACCGAGCTTTATCAGACGATCACCACGGGGCCGACGCTCACGGTCCCAAATCCCAATCTCAAGCCCGAGCGGGCCTTAAGCTATGAGCTCGCCGGTGAGTATCACACGGACCAGACACGCCTGCGCCTGGCCCTCTTCCGCGAAGATATCGCCAACGCTCTGCTCTCCCAATCCGCGCTCCTGGTTCCCGGCTCGACCACGCTTTACAGCTATGTGCAGAATGTGGACCGCACGCGGGTTCAAGGCATTGAGGTGGTGGCGGAGAGCAAGGGCTTTGTGATCGAGAATTTGGATATTTCGGGAAGCCTGACCTATGCCGACGCAAAAACCGTGAAGGATCTGGCCTTTGCAGCAGCGGCAGGAAAACGCCTGCCCCAAATACCGAAACTCAAGGCAACCGCCCTGGCGACCTATCATGTCGGCGAGGCGCTCAGCCTCTCTCTTGCGGGGCGTTATGCCGACAGAAGTTTCGGCACCATCGATAGCTCCGATTCCAACGCACATACCTTTACCGGCTTTGATGGATATTTGGTTCTGGATATGCGGGCCAATTACCGGATCGACGAGCATTGGAGCATTGCGGCAGGCATCGATAATCTGAACGAGCGGCGTTATTTTCTCTACCACCCATTCCCACAGCGCAGCTTTCAAATGGAATTACACTACGCCCAGTAG
- a CDS encoding DUF1153 domain-containing protein: protein MDREKKLQVRSIPRREHPPLSLGDLPPADTRRWGIQKKAAIVLAVRGGLLSLEEACLRYSLSLEEFGAWQRQMERFGVQGLRATWAQMYRT, encoded by the coding sequence ATGGACAGAGAAAAGAAACTGCAGGTGCGCTCCATTCCTCGACGAGAGCACCCGCCCCTGTCGCTAGGCGATCTGCCACCGGCGGACACGCGCCGCTGGGGGATTCAGAAGAAGGCCGCGATTGTGCTCGCCGTTCGCGGCGGATTGCTGAGCCTTGAGGAAGCCTGCCTGCGCTATTCACTGTCGTTGGAAGAGTTCGGCGCTTGGCAACGGCAAATGGAGCGGTTCGGCGTTCAGGGACTGCGGGCAACCTGGGCTCAAATGTATCGCACCTAA
- a CDS encoding PAS domain-containing protein, giving the protein MMRNYVCELKNAAAASEARHNGPCSALLNYWSSLAASGGIPAQSAVQPRLLKSTLPHTFILDEAKDPAFRLAGTALCEAFGHELKGTTFLSLWDWGARNAVALSLRFAKENASPVTIEGYCAYEDSTSSKIAIAIAPLRHMADTTRLIGAVEFLTRIPMHEQRVLSPLFLDAQGAAKFSPKPKAEDLSPANAWLNQLLHIGRGRPTNSREKF; this is encoded by the coding sequence ATGATGCGAAACTATGTCTGCGAGTTGAAAAACGCAGCAGCCGCAAGTGAAGCCAGGCACAACGGCCCTTGCAGCGCATTGCTGAACTATTGGAGCAGCCTCGCCGCCAGCGGAGGCATTCCCGCGCAATCAGCGGTTCAGCCGCGGCTATTGAAATCCACATTGCCTCACACCTTTATCTTGGATGAGGCAAAGGATCCTGCGTTTCGCCTCGCGGGCACTGCTTTGTGCGAGGCGTTCGGCCATGAGCTCAAGGGCACCACGTTCCTTTCGCTGTGGGATTGGGGTGCGCGCAACGCCGTCGCGCTGAGCCTGCGGTTCGCAAAGGAAAACGCATCGCCCGTGACGATTGAGGGCTACTGCGCCTATGAGGATTCAACCAGCAGCAAGATCGCGATCGCGATCGCGCCCCTGCGCCATATGGCCGATACCACACGGCTGATCGGCGCAGTCGAATTCCTCACGCGCATTCCCATGCATGAGCAACGCGTGCTCTCGCCGCTTTTTCTGGATGCACAAGGCGCCGCAAAATTTTCGCCCAAGCCTAAGGCCGAAGATTTATCCCCTGCGAATGCCTGGCTGAACCAGCTGCTGCACATCGGCAGAGGCCGCCCGACAAACTCACGCGAGAAATTTTGA
- a CDS encoding DNA recombination protein RmuC — protein MADLITLGFAFIAAGAGVTAVWSVGNTEKRIASALRKEAYRWRLDSESRAAVLSHNCKEVGNFVQAVVERNMEAAVEAIRTPVLNSCTGISDELKSFGDDNLGHRDLLRSAVEKRLDTAEQRISSSTRDLRDSLSNSLEQTSSLLVSNIKVLSDHQKERLDRLLSALEILSQHHLQSQDALRVSVETRLDAIRAESSQKLEEMRRNVDERLEIGLEKRIGESFRTVTEQLERVHSGLGDMQALASGVGDLKRLFSHVKSRGGLGEVQLGMLLEQFLSPAQYCANAIIREGADRGVEYAIRLPGRDTSAEVLLPIDAKFPQDIYMRLVEASERGDVDAISQATAALEASVISCAKFIHDQYICPPLTTEYAILFLPTEGIFAEVLRRPGLLEQIQKEWHVTIAGPTTLTSLLSAFQMGFQSHALQRRSSEVWKLLAAVRTEFSRHGDTVDKLKKQLNSASNVIDQLGFRTNVMSRRLHEVEMLPQSEIPGLFGLGINGEMPHEEPLTN, from the coding sequence ATGGCCGATTTGATCACGCTTGGGTTTGCTTTTATAGCAGCCGGCGCTGGCGTCACCGCTGTTTGGAGTGTTGGTAATACAGAGAAGCGCATCGCCTCCGCCTTGCGCAAAGAGGCCTATCGCTGGCGTCTGGATTCAGAGAGCCGCGCGGCCGTTTTGAGCCATAACTGCAAGGAAGTTGGAAATTTCGTTCAGGCTGTTGTTGAACGAAATATGGAAGCCGCGGTAGAGGCGATCCGCACGCCGGTCTTGAATTCCTGCACGGGCATTTCGGATGAGCTGAAATCCTTTGGCGATGATAACCTCGGCCATCGTGATCTGTTGCGCTCCGCCGTGGAGAAAAGGCTCGATACCGCTGAGCAGCGCATCTCCAGCTCGACCCGCGATCTTCGCGACAGCTTGAGCAATAGCCTGGAACAGACGAGTTCCTTGCTGGTAAGTAATATAAAGGTGCTGAGCGATCATCAGAAGGAGCGGCTCGACCGGCTTCTGTCCGCGCTGGAAATTCTCTCGCAGCATCATCTGCAATCGCAGGACGCCTTGCGTGTCAGCGTTGAGACGCGGCTGGATGCAATCCGCGCGGAAAGCTCTCAGAAGCTGGAAGAGATGCGCCGCAATGTCGATGAACGCCTTGAGATCGGCCTTGAGAAGCGCATAGGGGAATCCTTCCGTACCGTGACGGAACAGCTCGAGCGGGTGCATTCAGGTCTTGGCGATATGCAGGCGCTGGCGAGCGGCGTCGGCGATCTCAAGCGACTCTTCTCGCATGTCAAATCGCGCGGCGGTCTAGGTGAAGTACAGCTCGGCATGTTGCTCGAGCAGTTTCTGTCACCGGCACAGTATTGCGCGAACGCCATCATTCGCGAGGGCGCGGATCGCGGTGTGGAATATGCCATCCGGCTGCCTGGCCGCGATACCAGCGCCGAAGTGCTGCTGCCGATCGATGCCAAATTCCCGCAAGACATTTATATGCGGCTTGTGGAAGCGTCGGAGCGCGGCGATGTTGATGCCATTTCTCAGGCGACAGCCGCGCTTGAGGCCAGCGTCATCTCCTGCGCGAAGTTCATCCACGATCAATACATCTGCCCGCCGCTGACAACCGAATACGCCATTCTGTTCCTGCCCACCGAAGGTATCTTCGCCGAGGTATTGCGCAGGCCTGGGCTGCTTGAGCAGATTCAAAAGGAATGGCACGTGACGATTGCCGGCCCGACCACTTTGACTTCCTTGCTGTCTGCTTTCCAGATGGGTTTTCAGAGCCACGCGCTGCAGCGCCGCTCGAGCGAGGTGTGGAAACTCTTGGCCGCGGTGCGCACGGAATTCAGCCGCCACGGCGATACGGTGGACAAGCTGAAGAAGCAGCTCAATTCCGCCTCCAATGTGATCGATCAGCTCGGCTTCCGCACCAATGTGATGAGCCGGCGGCTGCACGAGGTGGAAATGCTTCCGCAGAGCGAAATTCCCGGGCTCTTTGGCCTCGGCATCAACGGGGAAATGCCCCATGAGGAGCCGCTGACCAATTAA
- the metG gene encoding methionine--tRNA ligase, giving the protein MTRYLITSALPYINGVKHLGNLVGSMLPADVYARFRRAKGDETLFICATDEHGTPAELAALEAGQDVATYCTEQHEIQKSLGEGFALSFDYFGRSSSVQNRELTQHLARVLWANGHLEVRTTKQVYSHAEKRFLPDRYVVGTCPHCGYERARGDQCENCTRVLDPADLINPRSAISGSTEIEIRDSKHLFLKQSAFVEQLRVWIESHAQDWPNAVLSIARKWLDEGLNDRGITRDLSWGVPVPDDIANGELKGKVFYVWFDAPIEYIGATKELTDSLGKPDSDWQRWWRPENPKDVTYVEFMGKDNVPFHTVGFPVTVMGSGENWKLVDRIKGFNWMNYYGGKFSTSQKRGIFMDKALEILPADYWRWWLMANAPESADSSFTWEHFASVVNKDLADVLGNFVNRVTKFTVSRFEGKVPGEGEYGEDEKALIAELDKRVAQYNAYLEDIEFRKALGELRAIWVAGNEYLTKAAPWTHVKTDRIKAAVGVRMGLNLVHLFGHLTWPVLPASAKKIHEAIQPAPQIIPWPDKPMVEFLDDLEPGQAITPPDVMFAKITDEQLAEWKTRFGGQEA; this is encoded by the coding sequence ATGACCCGCTATCTCATCACCTCGGCTCTTCCTTACATCAATGGCGTCAAGCATTTGGGCAATCTGGTCGGCTCCATGCTGCCGGCAGATGTCTATGCCCGTTTCCGCCGCGCCAAGGGCGATGAGACCCTCTTCATCTGCGCCACCGACGAGCATGGCACCCCCGCCGAGCTGGCGGCGCTGGAAGCCGGGCAGGATGTAGCCACCTATTGCACCGAGCAGCACGAAATCCAGAAGTCGCTGGGCGAGGGTTTTGCGCTCTCCTTCGACTATTTCGGCCGTTCCTCCAGTGTGCAGAACCGTGAGTTGACCCAGCATCTGGCGCGGGTCTTGTGGGCCAATGGTCATCTTGAGGTCCGCACCACCAAGCAGGTCTATTCCCACGCCGAGAAGCGCTTCCTGCCGGACCGCTATGTCGTCGGCACGTGTCCCCATTGCGGCTATGAGCGTGCCCGTGGCGACCAGTGCGAAAACTGCACCCGCGTGCTGGACCCGGCCGATCTCATCAATCCGCGCTCGGCGATTTCCGGCTCTACCGAGATTGAAATCCGCGACAGCAAGCATCTCTTTCTGAAGCAATCGGCCTTTGTCGAGCAGCTGCGCGTCTGGATCGAAAGCCATGCCCAGGATTGGCCGAATGCCGTGCTCTCGATTGCCAGGAAATGGCTGGACGAGGGGCTGAATGACCGCGGCATCACCCGCGATCTTTCCTGGGGCGTGCCCGTGCCGGACGACATCGCCAATGGCGAACTTAAGGGCAAAGTCTTCTATGTCTGGTTCGATGCCCCCATCGAATATATCGGCGCCACGAAAGAGCTGACCGACAGCCTCGGCAAGCCCGATAGCGACTGGCAGCGCTGGTGGCGTCCCGAGAACCCCAAAGACGTGACCTATGTCGAGTTCATGGGCAAGGATAACGTGCCGTTCCACACCGTGGGCTTTCCTGTCACCGTCATGGGCTCGGGCGAGAATTGGAAGCTGGTTGACCGCATCAAAGGCTTCAACTGGATGAACTATTATGGTGGCAAGTTCTCCACCTCGCAGAAGCGCGGCATCTTCATGGATAAGGCGCTGGAGATTTTGCCCGCTGATTACTGGCGCTGGTGGTTGATGGCCAATGCGCCGGAAAGCGCCGACAGCTCCTTCACCTGGGAGCACTTCGCCTCTGTGGTGAACAAGGACCTTGCGGACGTGCTCGGCAACTTCGTCAACCGCGTCACCAAATTCACGGTCTCGCGCTTCGAAGGCAAAGTGCCCGGCGAAGGCGAATATGGCGAGGACGAAAAAGCGCTGATCGCTGAGCTCGATAAGCGTGTGGCGCAGTACAACGCTTATCTCGAAGACATAGAATTCCGCAAAGCCTTGGGTGAGCTGCGCGCTATCTGGGTGGCAGGCAATGAATATCTCACCAAGGCAGCGCCCTGGACGCATGTGAAGACCGATCGCATAAAGGCGGCTGTTGGCGTGCGCATGGGGCTCAATCTGGTGCATCTGTTTGGCCATCTCACTTGGCCGGTACTCCCCGCCTCGGCGAAGAAGATTCACGAGGCCATTCAGCCTGCGCCGCAGATCATCCCTTGGCCGGATAAGCCGATGGTGGAATTTCTCGACGATCTCGAACCAGGTCAGGCGATCACGCCGCCCGACGTGATGTTCGCCAAGATCACCGACGAGCAGCTCGCCGAGTGGAAGACCCGTTTCGGCGGGCAAGAAGCTTAG